A single region of the Eleginops maclovinus isolate JMC-PN-2008 ecotype Puerto Natales chromosome 16, JC_Emac_rtc_rv5, whole genome shotgun sequence genome encodes:
- the fam151b gene encoding protein FAM151B isoform X1, with protein sequence MSEQTLEYFWSRREIMKRNAAEVRWSHAVNSRSQLTEAITGGYSPIHMIEADIVMRGRDPKEPIMAHPPDTESDITLKEWLEKVKECKKGIKLDFKSLEAVLSSVVLLEEVLAQASWPVWINADILYGPGGRATPLEPQAFLFAVRNLPTHIVLSLGWTTGWTAGIDNAGYSWSMVREMEEICRDLKHPVTFPVRAALLAQSLSQLTWLLQQSHR encoded by the exons ATGTCTGAGCAGACGCTAGAGTATTTCTGGAGTCGGAGAGAAATAATGAAGAGGAACGCTGCGGAGGTCAGATGGTCGCACGCTGTCAACAGCAGGAGCCAGCTGACAGAGGCTATCACAGGTGGATACA GTCCCATACATATGATTGAGGCTGACATAGTCATGAGAGGACGGGATCCTAAAGAGCCCATCATGGCACATCCACCTGACACAGAGAGTGACATCACACTAAAAGAGTGGCTGGAAAAAGTGAAGGAGTGTAAAAAGGGGATAAAGCTAGACTTTAAGAG CTTGGAGGCGGTATTATCGTCTGTCGTTCTTCTGGAAGAAGTACTGGCTCAGGCAAGCTGGCCAGTCTGGATCAACGCAGATATCCTCTATGGTCCTGGGGGAAGGGCCACACCTCTGGAACCTCAGGCATTCCTTTTTGCTGTGAGAAATCTTCCCACTCACATTGTGCTGTCTCTCGGCTGGACTACAGGATGGACTGCTGGGATAGATAATGCAG gttACAGCTGGAGTATGGTGCGTGAGATGGAGGAGATTTGTAGAGATCTTAAACATCCAGTAACATTCCCAGTGCGTGCAGCTTTGCTGGCCCAATCGCTCTCGCAGCTCACATGGCTACTGCAGCAGTCACACAGGTGA
- the fam151b gene encoding protein FAM151B isoform X2 has translation MSEQTLEYFWSRREIMKRNAAEVRWSHAVNSRSQLTEAITGPIHMIEADIVMRGRDPKEPIMAHPPDTESDITLKEWLEKVKECKKGIKLDFKSLEAVLSSVVLLEEVLAQASWPVWINADILYGPGGRATPLEPQAFLFAVRNLPTHIVLSLGWTTGWTAGIDNAGYSWSMVREMEEICRDLKHPVTFPVRAALLAQSLSQLTWLLQQSHR, from the exons ATGTCTGAGCAGACGCTAGAGTATTTCTGGAGTCGGAGAGAAATAATGAAGAGGAACGCTGCGGAGGTCAGATGGTCGCACGCTGTCAACAGCAGGAGCCAGCTGACAGAGGCTATCACAG GTCCCATACATATGATTGAGGCTGACATAGTCATGAGAGGACGGGATCCTAAAGAGCCCATCATGGCACATCCACCTGACACAGAGAGTGACATCACACTAAAAGAGTGGCTGGAAAAAGTGAAGGAGTGTAAAAAGGGGATAAAGCTAGACTTTAAGAG CTTGGAGGCGGTATTATCGTCTGTCGTTCTTCTGGAAGAAGTACTGGCTCAGGCAAGCTGGCCAGTCTGGATCAACGCAGATATCCTCTATGGTCCTGGGGGAAGGGCCACACCTCTGGAACCTCAGGCATTCCTTTTTGCTGTGAGAAATCTTCCCACTCACATTGTGCTGTCTCTCGGCTGGACTACAGGATGGACTGCTGGGATAGATAATGCAG gttACAGCTGGAGTATGGTGCGTGAGATGGAGGAGATTTGTAGAGATCTTAAACATCCAGTAACATTCCCAGTGCGTGCAGCTTTGCTGGCCCAATCGCTCTCGCAGCTCACATGGCTACTGCAGCAGTCACACAGGTGA
- the LOC134878586 gene encoding zinc finger protein 862-like yields MAIKNHVPVTIETLRIIKAAGEWQPEGSFLAQVEEKVANLNISAEEDRVRRGTALPTDTLWARFQTQFMEPYIDGLIEHLELRFQQLGILGAFSSLGPQGPQADESRAISDLQLLAKQFPPISEMALLQEWQSYKVLITTVILKDKSQLEIMTAMASGYDELHLLYPNLSLLSAIALTIPVSSVNCERDFSAMNRIKTDLRNRLQGNSLTACMKMSINGPQVKDLQYSRALEIFFSKPRRIACSDATCQLCH; encoded by the exons ATGGCAATCAAGAACCAT GTTCCTGTTACCATTGAGACATTGAGAATAATTAAAGCAGCAGGTGAATGGCAACCCGAGGGCTCCTTTCTAGCTCAGGTTGAAGAGAAGGTGGCCAATCTGAACATCAGTGCCGAAGAAGACAGGGTGAGGCGTGGGACAGCTCTTCCCACCGACACCTTATGGGCACGTTTTCAGACACAA TTCATGGAGCCTTACATTGACGGACTCATTGAGCACCTGGAGCTGAGGTTCCAGCAGCTTGGGATTCTTGGTGCCTTTAGTTCCCTGGGACCACAAGGACCACAAGCTGATGAGAGTCGTGCCATCTCAGATCTACAACTGCTGGCCAAGCAGTTCCCTCCCATCAGTGAGATGGCACTTCTCCAAGAGTGGCAGAGCTACAAAGTCCTAATAACAACCGTAATACTGAAA GACAAGTCCCAGCTGGAGATCATGACAGCAATGGCATCTGGGTATGATGAGCTCCATCTACTCTACCCAAACCTGTCCCTCCTCTCTGCAATCGCCCTAACAATACCAGTCTCCAGTGTGAATTGTGAGAGGGATTTCTCGGCGATGAATAGG ATCAAGACAGACCTAAGAAACAGGCTGCAGGGCAACAGTCTGACAGCCTGCATGAAAATGAGCATCAATGGTCCGCAGGTGAAAGACCTACAGTACAGCAGGGCCCTTGAGATTTTTTTCAGCAAACCAAGGAGGATTGCTTGTAGTGATGCCACTTGTCAGCTCTGCCATTAG